Proteins encoded within one genomic window of Mycolicibacterium monacense:
- a CDS encoding DMT family transporter — protein MARADIAALLALGAAFFIAIGDVIHQRSAHEVTDEAVGHLQLFLQLLRDRQWWLGSTVAALGFGLQAAALGLGSVLLVQALLVTSLLFALPINARLTGRRVTRWEWLWAALLAGAVAVIVTVGNPTAGQARASWETWMVVLAVLVPALVVCVVGARIWSGPPSAVLLALVSGALWGVFAVLTKGVVDRLDDGLWAVLQMPELYALAAVAVAGTAWQQASFRSGALTASLPTMTVTEPVVASVLGVAVLGETMRPGESGWFTLVVAAAAMVLATAALARGEAAGAEAQASVAH, from the coding sequence ATGGCCAGGGCGGATATCGCCGCGCTGCTGGCGCTGGGCGCCGCCTTCTTCATCGCGATCGGCGATGTCATCCACCAGCGCTCCGCACACGAGGTGACCGACGAGGCGGTCGGGCATCTGCAGCTGTTCCTCCAGCTGTTGCGCGACCGGCAGTGGTGGCTGGGCAGCACCGTCGCGGCCCTGGGCTTCGGTCTGCAGGCCGCCGCGCTGGGGTTGGGGTCGGTGCTGCTGGTGCAGGCGCTGCTGGTGACGTCGCTGCTGTTCGCGCTGCCGATCAACGCCCGGCTGACCGGACGGCGGGTGACGCGCTGGGAGTGGTTGTGGGCCGCCCTGCTCGCCGGTGCGGTGGCGGTGATCGTGACGGTGGGCAATCCGACCGCCGGGCAGGCCCGCGCCTCCTGGGAGACGTGGATGGTGGTGCTCGCGGTGCTGGTCCCGGCGCTGGTGGTGTGCGTCGTCGGGGCGCGGATCTGGTCGGGTCCGCCCAGTGCGGTGCTCCTGGCGCTGGTGTCCGGTGCGCTGTGGGGTGTCTTCGCCGTCCTGACCAAGGGCGTCGTCGACCGGCTCGACGACGGTCTGTGGGCGGTGCTGCAGATGCCCGAGCTCTACGCGCTCGCGGCCGTGGCCGTCGCCGGGACGGCGTGGCAGCAGGCGTCGTTCCGGTCCGGCGCCCTGACGGCGTCGCTGCCGACGATGACGGTGACCGAACCGGTGGTCGCGTCGGTGCTCGGGGTGGCGGTGCTCGGGGAGACCATGCGACCCGGTGAGTCCGGATGGTTCACGTTGGTCGTCGCGGCCGCGGCGATGGTCCTGGCCACCGCGGCGCTGGCTCGCGGCGAAGCGGCCGGCGCCGAAGCCCAGGCCTCCGTCGCGCACTAG
- a CDS encoding DUF349 domain-containing protein: MTTSEPGATSEANNEVTPRPAPGPAPRPGPSPRPGPPRPAPRPGRSTPVPAVVAPPASDPHRFGRVDPDGTVWLITGSGERVIGSWQAGEPEAAYAHFGRRFDDLQTEVVLLEQRLVTHAGDARKIKTAAAALAESLPEAHVLGDVDSLATRLTAIVEHADEEAQAERARRDEQRAAQLARKETLAAEAEDIATNSTQWKTAGDRLREILDEWRTITGLDRKTDDALWKRYSAARETFNRRRGSHFAELDRGRAGARQAKEALCERAEELSGSREWGATSAAFRDLLAEWKAAGRAAKDVDDALWQRFKAAQDVFFSARNAATAERDAEFKANAAAKEALLAQAEQIDTSNPDAARAAFRAIGDKWDAIGKVPRERVAEFDRRLRAVEKKVRDAASSNWTDPEAQARADQFRVRAEQYERQAEKAEAAGRTKDAEQARANAEQWRQWADAAVEALGKRR; this comes from the coding sequence ATGACAACCAGCGAGCCGGGTGCGACCTCGGAGGCGAACAACGAGGTGACGCCACGTCCGGCGCCGGGGCCCGCGCCCCGGCCCGGGCCCTCACCCCGACCGGGGCCGCCGCGGCCTGCCCCTCGACCGGGCCGGTCGACACCGGTGCCCGCCGTGGTGGCGCCACCGGCCAGCGACCCGCACCGGTTCGGCCGGGTCGATCCCGACGGCACCGTGTGGCTGATCACGGGATCGGGTGAGCGTGTCATCGGTTCCTGGCAGGCGGGTGAACCCGAAGCGGCGTACGCCCACTTCGGGCGCCGCTTCGACGATCTGCAGACCGAGGTGGTGCTGCTCGAGCAGCGGCTGGTCACCCACGCCGGCGACGCCCGCAAGATCAAGACCGCCGCGGCCGCACTCGCCGAGAGCCTGCCGGAGGCCCACGTACTCGGTGACGTGGACTCGCTGGCGACGCGACTGACCGCGATCGTCGAACACGCCGACGAGGAGGCCCAGGCCGAGCGGGCCCGCCGCGACGAACAGCGGGCCGCCCAGTTGGCGCGCAAGGAGACGCTGGCCGCCGAGGCCGAGGACATCGCCACCAACTCGACGCAGTGGAAGACCGCAGGCGACCGGCTCCGCGAGATCCTCGACGAGTGGCGCACGATCACCGGCCTGGACCGCAAGACCGACGATGCGCTGTGGAAGCGTTATTCGGCGGCCCGCGAGACGTTCAACCGGCGGCGCGGTTCGCACTTCGCCGAACTCGACCGGGGCCGCGCGGGGGCACGGCAGGCCAAGGAGGCGCTGTGCGAACGTGCCGAGGAGCTGTCCGGGTCCCGCGAGTGGGGTGCGACGAGCGCCGCGTTCCGTGACCTGCTCGCGGAGTGGAAGGCCGCGGGCCGGGCGGCCAAAGATGTCGACGACGCCCTCTGGCAGCGGTTCAAGGCCGCCCAGGACGTCTTCTTCTCGGCACGCAACGCCGCGACCGCCGAGCGCGACGCGGAGTTCAAGGCGAACGCCGCGGCCAAGGAGGCCCTGCTCGCGCAGGCCGAACAGATCGACACCTCCAACCCGGACGCCGCGCGCGCCGCGTTCCGCGCGATCGGCGACAAATGGGACGCCATCGGCAAGGTGCCCCGCGAGCGGGTCGCCGAATTCGATCGACGCCTGCGCGCGGTGGAGAAGAAGGTCCGCGACGCCGCGTCGTCGAACTGGACCGACCCCGAGGCGCAGGCCCGCGCCGACCAGTTCCGGGTCCGTGCCGAACAGTACGAGCGGCAGGCGGAGAAGGCCGAGGCCGCGGGTCGCACCAAGGACGCCGAACAGGCGCGCGCGAACGCCGAACAGTGGCGTCAGTGGGCCGACGCCGCGGTCGAGGCGCTGGGCAAGCGACGCTAG
- a CDS encoding Rv2732c family membrane protein encodes MCAVSTPDGPDGFDSYKGDIEDVERRVAGEFDPGARALVVAVLVFVVLLSFVLPHAGGARGFDVLTGTDAAAEAGISLPSRVFAILAIVFSVGFSIVALLTRRWAIAWVALAGSAVASAMGMLAVWSRQTAAEPYPGPGIGLIIGWLAVIVLTFHWARVVWTRTAVQLAAEEERRRRAAENQGKGLLDFGDEPRDDQDGPARPGV; translated from the coding sequence ATGTGCGCTGTGAGCACCCCGGACGGCCCCGACGGATTCGACTCCTACAAGGGCGACATCGAAGACGTCGAGCGGCGGGTGGCCGGTGAGTTCGACCCGGGCGCGCGCGCCCTGGTCGTCGCCGTCCTCGTCTTCGTCGTACTGCTGTCGTTCGTGTTGCCGCACGCCGGCGGCGCCAGGGGCTTCGACGTGCTGACCGGCACCGACGCCGCCGCCGAGGCGGGGATCTCCCTGCCGTCGCGGGTGTTCGCCATCCTGGCCATCGTGTTCTCGGTCGGGTTCTCGATCGTCGCTCTGCTCACCCGGCGCTGGGCGATCGCCTGGGTGGCGCTGGCGGGTTCGGCGGTGGCCAGCGCGATGGGCATGCTCGCCGTGTGGTCCCGCCAGACCGCGGCCGAACCGTATCCGGGCCCGGGCATCGGGCTGATCATCGGTTGGCTGGCGGTGATCGTGCTCACCTTCCACTGGGCGCGGGTGGTGTGGACGCGCACCGCGGTGCAGTTGGCCGCGGAGGAGGAGCGCCGCCGCCGCGCCGCGGAGAACCAGGGCAAGGGGCTGCTGGACTTCGGCGACGAGCCCCGCGACGACCAGGACGGCCCCGCCCGACCGGGCGTCTAG
- the miaB gene encoding tRNA (N6-isopentenyl adenosine(37)-C2)-methylthiotransferase MiaB yields MACPAVSMGADLTHGTPTVPGTDQSDAPYHGAVTSTVTQQAANALPPVARTYQVRTYGCQMNVHDSERLAGLLEDAGYRRAADGADADVVVFNTCAVRENADNKLYGNLSHLAPRKRSEPQMQIAVGGCLAQKDRDAVLRRAPWVDVVFGTHNIGSLPTLLERARHNRAAQVEIAEALQEFPSTLPAARESAYAGWVSISVGCNNTCTFCIVPSLRGKEVDRRPGDVLAEIQTLVDQGVLEVTLLGQNVNAYGVSFAADERLREDPRMWQSAPHRNRGAFAELLRACGRIDGLERVRFTSPHPAEFTDDVIEAMAETPNVCPALHMPLQSGSDRILRAMRRSYRAEKYLGIIDRVRAAIPDAAITTDLIVGFPGETEEDFQATLDVVAASRFSSAFTFQYSKRPGTPAADMPGQLPKAVVSERYQRLIELQERISLEENQAQVGRTLELLVATGEGRKDAATARLSGRARDGRLVHFAPGAAADEPLARRAFDQVRPGDVVTTTVTGAAPHHLIADGALLTHRRTRAGDAHAAGLRPRTGVGLGIPGVGAPAPAPVTTGCAL; encoded by the coding sequence CTGGCGTGCCCGGCCGTTTCCATGGGTGCTGACCTTACCCACGGAACGCCCACTGTGCCCGGAACTGATCAATCCGACGCCCCGTACCATGGGGCCGTGACTTCGACGGTGACGCAGCAGGCGGCGAACGCGCTGCCGCCGGTGGCGCGCACCTATCAGGTTCGCACCTACGGCTGCCAGATGAACGTGCACGACTCCGAGCGACTGGCCGGGCTCCTGGAGGATGCGGGCTACCGGCGCGCCGCGGACGGCGCCGACGCCGATGTGGTGGTCTTCAACACATGTGCGGTGCGCGAGAACGCCGACAACAAGCTCTACGGCAACCTGTCTCACCTCGCGCCGCGCAAGCGGTCCGAACCGCAGATGCAGATCGCGGTCGGCGGCTGTCTGGCGCAGAAGGACCGCGACGCCGTGCTGCGCCGCGCGCCGTGGGTGGACGTCGTATTCGGCACCCACAACATCGGCTCCCTGCCGACGCTGCTCGAACGCGCCCGCCACAACCGGGCCGCGCAGGTCGAGATCGCCGAAGCCCTACAGGAATTCCCGTCGACGCTGCCCGCCGCGCGCGAATCTGCCTACGCCGGATGGGTGTCGATCTCGGTGGGCTGCAACAACACCTGCACGTTCTGCATCGTCCCGTCGTTGCGCGGCAAGGAGGTCGACCGCAGGCCGGGCGACGTCCTCGCCGAGATCCAGACGCTGGTCGACCAGGGCGTCCTCGAGGTGACGCTGCTGGGCCAGAACGTCAACGCCTACGGGGTGTCGTTCGCTGCGGACGAGCGCTTGCGCGAGGACCCGAGGATGTGGCAGAGCGCGCCGCACCGCAATCGCGGGGCGTTCGCCGAACTCCTGCGCGCGTGCGGGCGGATCGACGGGCTCGAACGCGTCCGGTTCACCTCCCCGCATCCGGCAGAGTTCACCGACGACGTGATCGAGGCGATGGCCGAGACGCCGAACGTCTGCCCGGCCCTGCACATGCCGCTGCAGTCCGGATCCGACCGGATCCTGCGCGCCATGCGCCGGTCCTACCGCGCGGAGAAGTACCTGGGGATCATCGACCGGGTGCGGGCGGCGATCCCCGACGCGGCGATCACCACCGACCTCATCGTCGGCTTCCCCGGCGAGACGGAGGAGGACTTCCAGGCCACGCTCGACGTGGTGGCCGCCTCCCGGTTCTCCAGCGCCTTCACGTTCCAGTACTCCAAGAGGCCCGGGACGCCCGCCGCCGATATGCCCGGTCAGCTCCCGAAAGCCGTTGTGAGCGAACGCTATCAGCGTCTGATCGAGCTGCAGGAGCGGATCTCGCTCGAGGAGAACCAGGCCCAGGTCGGCCGTACGCTCGAACTGCTCGTGGCCACCGGCGAGGGCCGTAAGGATGCGGCCACCGCGCGCCTGTCCGGACGCGCCCGCGACGGCCGGCTCGTGCACTTCGCACCGGGTGCTGCCGCCGATGAGCCGCTTGCGCGAAGAGCATTCGACCAAGTCCGCCCCGGTGACGTCGTCACCACCACGGTGACCGGCGCGGCCCCGCACCACCTCATCGCCGACGGCGCCCTGTTGACCCACCGACGCACCCGCGCCGGCGACGCCCACGCGGCGGGCCTGCGGCCCCGCACCGGGGTCGGGCTGGGCATCCCGGGTGTCGGGGCGCCCGCACCCGCCCCCGTGACCACGGGATGTGCGCTGTGA